A part of Desulfomicrobium baculatum DSM 4028 genomic DNA contains:
- a CDS encoding recombinase family protein: MTGQNVGYMRVSTTVQSTERQLDKVDLDQVFTDKLSGKDTARPQLDACMNHLRKGDTLHVHSIDRLARNLLDLQRLVEELTAKGVTIKFHKEALTFNGEENAMSKLMLQMIGAVAEFERSLINERRKEGVAIAQKKGVKFGRPSKLTDDQMKAILAKVDAGQNKKSIAMEFGISRASVYDIINRDHS; encoded by the coding sequence ATGACGGGTCAGAATGTAGGGTACATGAGAGTTAGCACCACTGTTCAGAGCACCGAACGCCAGCTTGATAAGGTGGATCTGGATCAAGTGTTCACGGATAAGCTATCAGGCAAGGATACAGCCAGGCCCCAGCTCGACGCATGTATGAACCATCTACGCAAGGGCGATACCCTACACGTGCATAGCATAGACCGACTAGCCAGGAACTTGCTAGACCTGCAACGCCTGGTGGAAGAGCTGACGGCCAAGGGTGTGACTATCAAGTTTCACAAAGAAGCTCTCACCTTCAACGGGGAAGAGAATGCTATGTCAAAGCTCATGCTCCAGATGATAGGAGCGGTGGCCGAGTTCGAGCGTAGTCTAATCAATGAGCGAAGAAAAGAAGGTGTAGCCATAGCGCAAAAGAAGGGTGTGAAGTTCGGTAGGCCATCGAAGCTGACAGATGACCAGATGAAGGCTATACTAGCGAAAGTGGATGCTGGACAAAATAAGAAATCTATTGCTATGGAATTTGGTATCTCAAGGGCTTCCGTTTACGATATTATTAATAGAGATCACTCATAA
- a CDS encoding helix-turn-helix domain-containing protein, whose translation MKRIICHGDIAASVSNGGFVRFPKYLMLNTYDRLPGLDNATWQAMSLASKSVFPVMLYFKYISEEFKIAIPSQDTLCKLSGIGSRNTIMKACNELCNLGICNRLRYMANNGHMAHGYDISLELEMHAEKRFMPLPKYVIKNGLWAKLGGTRVAQALYWAMRSFVGQSSDAEVLVCNANRKELCERAGISVTSFYAAEAALVDFGFVLPG comes from the coding sequence ATGAAAAGAATAATATGTCACGGCGATATTGCCGCTAGCGTAAGCAATGGCGGTTTTGTTCGCTTTCCAAAGTACCTCATGCTGAATACATATGATCGGTTGCCAGGTCTTGATAATGCTACGTGGCAAGCCATGTCTCTGGCTAGCAAGTCTGTGTTCCCAGTAATGCTATATTTCAAATATATTAGTGAAGAGTTTAAAATAGCAATACCTAGCCAAGATACGCTCTGTAAGTTATCAGGAATAGGTAGCCGAAACACGATTATGAAAGCGTGTAACGAACTATGTAACCTTGGAATTTGCAACAGACTTAGATATATGGCGAACAATGGACATATGGCTCATGGTTACGACATAAGCTTGGAACTCGAAATGCATGCCGAAAAGAGATTCATGCCGCTTCCGAAGTATGTTATCAAGAATGGGTTATGGGCAAAGCTAGGAGGCACGCGTGTAGCACAAGCGTTATATTGGGCGATGCGCTCGTTTGTGGGCCAATCTAGTGATGCTGAAGTTCTAGTCTGTAACGCAAACCGGAAGGAGCTATGCGAAAGAGCAGGCATTTCAGTAACAAGCTTCTATGCGGCAGAAGCGGCACTAGTCGATTTTGGCTTTGTGCTGCCTGGATGA